A single region of the Kwoniella botswanensis chromosome 1, complete sequence genome encodes:
- a CDS encoding septum formation protein Maf: MSDSPKLNLPVFEIFKDKRIVLASSSPRRKAILARVGFHPDIVPSTFKEDLSHELFNYDLTKYPIATCTEKAKEVFLRLTHDENEKQFKKPDLVISADTVVIFPPSSESHQGHVGRILEKPGTKEEQLKILNEMNGKQCEIVTGISILVPAKNLQGVYKIHSTSASTLVQFANNSKDFIQAYVDSEEGLDRSGGFATQDMGGVLVESIHGDYDNVAGFPSSHFWRWIHQLYDQAIFDKAWN; this comes from the exons ATGTCCGACTCTCCCAAATTGAACTTGCCAGTATTCGAAATATTCAAAGATAAGAGAATCGTCTTAGCTTCTTCCAGTCCAAGGAGGAAGGCGATCCTGGCTCGTGTG GGGTTCCACCCTGACATTGTCCCTTCGACCTTCAAAGAAGACCTCTCACATGAGTTATTCAACTATGATTTGACTAAATATCCAATTGCTACATGTactgagaag GCGAAAGAAGTCTTTCTGAGATTGACTcatgatgaaaatgaaaagCAATTTAAGAAACCAGACTTGGTTATTTCAG CCGACACAGTAGTCATTTTCCCACCATCTTCTGAATCCCATCAAGGACATGTTGGCAGGATCTTGGAAAAACCAGGTACGAAGGAAGagcag TTGAAGATCTTGAATGAAATGAATGGGAAACAGTGTGAGATAGTCACTGGAATTTCCATTT TGGTTCCGGCGAAAAATCTTCAAGGAGTATACAAGATCCA TTCAACTTCAGCTAGTACCCTTGTACAGTTCGCTAACAACTCT AAGGACTTCATCCAAGCTTATGTCGATTCCGAAGAAGGGTTAGATCGATCAGGTGGATTTGCTACTCAA GATATGGGTGGAGTATTGGTGGAATCCATTCATGGGGATTATGATAATGTTGCTGG CTTCCCCTCTTCTCACTTCTGGAGATGGATCCATCAGCTATACGATCAAGCGATCTTCGATAAAGCTTGGAACTGA
- a CDS encoding septum formation protein Maf, which translates to MGKAPSKSSLTRSSPVGPKALPLPIFQKLKDKRVVLASASPRRKEIFAAADFHPEIVPSTFAEDLPHSRFQGRLADYPIATGAEKAMEVYERLVKENEYDPPDLVISADTVVIFPPEKDTVEGGQYHGETSEVLEKPINQHEQIRSLSSMSGRQCEVITGVSIVYPTVEAPGFKVQSISASTLVQFYDNSKETIQAYVDSEEGIDRAGGFAIQGLGGVLIEKIDGDYNNCVGFPSSAFWRWISELDSEGVFDEAWKE; encoded by the exons ATGGGAAAAGCaccttccaaatcatcccTCACCCGCTCCTCACCAGTCGGTCCCAAAGCACTTCCATTGCCCATCTTTCAGAAATTGAAGGATAAGCGAGTAGTGCTGGCTTCTGCCAGTccaaggaggaaagagatcTTTGCTGCAGCT GATTTCCACCCAGAGATTGTCCCTTCGACTTTCGCAGAGGACTTACCGCACTCGAGATTCCAGGGGAGGCTGGCTGATTATCCAATAGCGACTGGTGCAGAGAAG GCAATGGAAGTGTATGAGAGGTTGGTCAAGGAGAATGAGTATGACCCGCctgatttggtgatttctG CCGATACAGTGGTAATCTTCCCTCCTGAGAAAGATACAGTCGAAGGTGGACAGTATCACGGTGAGACATCGGAAGTATTGGAGAAACCAATAAACCAACAtgagcag ATACGAAGTCTCTCTTCCATGTCGGGTAGACAATGCGAGGTGATCACTGGTGTATCGATag TGTATCCTACCGTGGAAGCGCCAGGATTCAAAGTTCA ATCGATATCGGCTTCGACACTTGTACAATTCTATGATAATTCT AAAGAAACTATTCAGGCTTATGTAGattctgaagaaggtatagataGAGCTGGTGGATTCGCTATTCAA GGATTAGGAGGAGTGTTGAtagagaagatagatggtgatTACAACAATTGTGTTGG ATTCCCTTCGTCTGCTTTCTGGAGGTGGATATCCGAGCTGGACTCGGAAGGTGTATTCGACGAAGCATGGAAGGAGTAA